DNA from Halobaculum sp. XH14:
CACCGCCCAGTCGCATTCCGGTCTCTCAAAGTAACGCGAAGACTGCATGCTCAACAGAAGTATACTGATACCTCACCAGATGCTCGAGAACTGCTTCTTCAGTCTCCAACTCAAGAATTGCGAACCATACTGTCCGCTGTTGGTGGTTATTGAAATCCGCCCCCACCTTTTTATGTGCGTCACTTGATCGAATATCCGGACTCTCGGATGTAGGCGACCCGCGCACACCCGGTGTATGGAATCACACGATTTCACCGCCGTAATACGGTCGGTGAAAATGAGTGCTCGCACCGTAGATCTACCGATAACCGTGATTTCCGCACTGTTAGAAAGCGTACGCAACGCGAATGGGTCGGGGCGGATTCGAACCGCCGGCCTGCTCCGTGTGAAGGAGCCGTCATAACCGGACTAGACCACCGACCCGGCAGCCGAACTACCCCGGTCGGAGACTTAACCCTTACCTCTCGGCGCGGTACGCCGCCAGCCGGTCCCGGGCGTCCCCCACTGCCCGCTTCGTCTCGCCCTCCGCGCGCTCGGAGAGCTCCTTCAGGTCCGCCTCGATCCGCTCGAGTCGGGATGGGTCCGGCTCCGCTTCCTCGCCGACGAACTCCCGGACGCGCTCCTCGATCGGTTCGAGTTCCTCCTTCACGCCCGCCGCCGCGTGTTCGGTCGCGCGACCCAGGTAGTACCGTGCGTCCTCGAAGTGCTTCGACATACCTGTCGTTCCCGAGGCGACGAATAAACGCCTTGTGGCCACTACCCGGTCACTACGCTCACAGTAAACGGAGCCGCCGAACCCGCCGAACGGGGGTCAGTACGTCGGTTCGTCCTCGGGTTCCCCGTCCCGCTGGTTCACGACCCGCGCGAAGGTGAACAGCGCGTCCGACACCCGGTTGAGGTACGCGATGGCCGCCCCGTTCACTGGTTCGTCGTTCGCCAGCGCGACCGCGCGACGCTCGGCGCGCCGGGAGACGGTCCGGGCGTGGTGCAGTTTCGCCCCCGCGTCGCTCCCCGAGGGGAGCACGAAGTTGCGGAGCGGTTCGAGCTCCTCGTCGAGTTCGTCGATCCAGTCCTCCAGCTGTTCGGTGTGTTCGGGACGGACCTGCGGGTCGTCCTCGTCTGGGTCCGGGTTGGCGAAGTCCGCCTGAACGACGTGGAGGTGGTTCTGGACCGCCCGGAGCATCTCGTCGACGTCGTCATGACCCGTCGGCCGGACCGTGCCGATCAGCGCGTTCGCCTCGTCGACCGTGCCGTACGCCTCGATCCGGGGCGACGTCTTCGACACGCGGGACATGTCACGGAGGTCGGTCTCCCCCTCGTCGCCCCGCCCGGTGTACACCGGCATCGTCAGGCGAGCGTCCGATCGACGTACTCCAGGATGTTCGCGGACTCGTTCATCGTCACGCCGCGCTCGCCGTCGACGAGCACGGGGACGGCACGCTGGCCGCTCACGCGCTTGACCTCGTCGCGCTCGGAGTGCATCGCGCCCGTCCACTCGGTCTCGTACTCGACGTCCGCGTCCGAGAGCGCGTCGTGCACCTTCTCACACCACGGACAGCCGTCCAGCGCGTACAGCGTGATGGACATGTTCCCGCCTTGGACGAGCGTGGGGAAGTAGCTTCGGACCCCGCGGGTGACACGCCCGGTCGACCGTGTCGAACGCGTCGACGAGTAAGGGTCGCGCCCGTTCCGCGTGCCAGCGGGTCGACCCGCCCTCCGGACGCGACGACCGGCCCGAATCTGGAGTTCAGCCCCGTTTCCCGGCGTGGAACGTCGTCTCGGGCTACCGTCCGCGAGAACAGTCCGACTCGCGTCAGACGGACGTCGGACGTTCCGAGACGCTTATGAGACGTGAAATGAATCGGTTCCGCGATTCGATGGAACCGAGCGACGGCGTGCCGGAACGGGAGCGGGAGCGTGCCGTGGCCGACCTCGGAGCGGGGTCGCTCCCGGCCAGCGTCGAGCGGCTGGTCGGCCGCTACGACCGGATCATCCCCGAGCGCGGCCGGTACGTGTGGGACTGGCTGGCCGACACGCTCCCCACGTTCCGGCTCGGCTCGGTCGTCCCCGAGCACGAGGCCCGGGCCGACGAGGCGCGGCTGCTCGTCTCCGTGTTCGTCACGACGCTCAACGACCTCTCGGACCGGCGTGAAGACGACGACGCGTTCGAGACGGCCGCCCTGATCCCCCAGGGGGAGTTCGACGCCGCGACCGCGGCCGATCCGGCGGTCGAGCTGGCGGCCGACGCCTGGGACGCGCTCCTCGACCGGCTGGAGGGAGCACCACGGTTCGACACCCATCTGGCGACGCTGCGCCGCGATCTGGCCTGGACCGTTCGCGCCCAGCGTCACGCCGCCTGGTCGGCGCGGCGACCCGCGGAAACGACCTACGAGGAGTGTCTCCAGGAACAGGCTCCGACGATGTGTATGGACGCGCTCGCCACGGTCGATCTGATGTGTTCGCCGACGTTCGACCCGACCGAGGAGCGCGCGGTCCGCGAGGCCGTCGCGCTCGTCGAACCGCTCGGCCGCATCGGCAACTGGCTCACGACCTGGGAGCGCGAGCTCGAGGAGGGTGACCTCGCGAACGGGATCGTCGTGAAGGGCGTCGAGGACGGCGTCGTCTCCCCCGAGGCGGTCCGCCGTGCGAGCGCCGAACCGACGGTTCGTCCCGCGTTCCGCCGTCGGATACGCGAGGCCGGGGTCGAACTGGCCGTCGAGGAGGACTGGCGACGTCGGTACGAACGGGCGCTCGGCCACGAATGGGAGACGGGGACGGTCGATCTCGATTCGTTCGTCGCCGCCATGGACGACGTCCGGCGGCGCCATGACGCGAGCCGCGGGAAGAAGTAGGGTTCCCGTTCCCGAACGGTGAAGTGGCCGCTCTCCTTGCCCCCGCCATGGACGACGGAATCGACGTCGAGGAGCTGTACGACCTCCGGCTCCTCACCGATCTCGCACTGTCCCCCGACGGCGGGCGCGTCGCGTTCGTCGCCAGCGAGTCCGATCCCGACGAGGACGCATCCCGCACGGGTCTGTACGTCGTCCCCGCCGACGGCTCGCGCGACCCGCACCGGCTGACGCGCGCCTCCGCCGCCTCCGCGCCGACCTGGGGACCCGACGGCGACACGCTGGGCTTTCTCGCGGCGCGCGACGAGGACCTCGACCGGACTGCCGGTCGGTCCGGGGACGCGGCCCGGAGCGACGCCGAGAACGGCGAGGACGACGAGTCCGGGGAGGACGGTGACGGCGACGAACCCGACCGGAACGGCGAAACCGACGGCGGCGGGAGCGACGAGCCGAAACCGCAGGTCTGGACGTTCGACCTCGCGCTGGGCGGCGACGCGCGCCAGGAAACCGGCTTCGAGCACGGCGTCCGCGAGTTCGACTTCGCCCCCGACGGCGACCGCCTGGTCGTCTCGGCCCGCGACCCGACCGACGAGGAGCAGTCGTATCTCGACCGGCGGGAGGAGGACGGCCCCATCGAGGTCACCAGGCTCCAGCACAAGCGCGACGGCGCGGGGTGGCTCGACGACGTGACGACGTACCTGTTCGTGGTCGACCGCGAGTCGGGCGAGACCGATCGGCTGGACGACGCCTACGGGGCCGGTTCCAGCGAACCGCTCGCGGGACTCCAGCCTGCATGGGGACCGACCGACCGCATCGCGTTCACCCGCTCGGCCGCCCGGAACCCGGACGACGACGGCTCGATGGACGTGTTCACCATCGGGCCGGACGGCTCCGACCTCCGGCGGCTCACCGACGGCTCGCTCCGCTGTTCCGTGCCGACGTGGAGCCCCGGGGGCGACCGCCTGGCGTTCGCCGGCGGGAACCACGAGAACTGGTACGAGCCGACCGGGGTGTACGTCGCCGAGGACGAGGCGGACGACGGCGGGGCCGACGCCCGGTACGAGTCGCTCTCGGCCGGCCTCGACCGGACGCTGGCCCGAGTCGGGACGATGGCGTGGCTCGACGGGGGGACGGTGGTCGCGCCCATCGCGGACGAGGCGTGGACCAGGCTGGCGGTCATGCCGCTCGACGGCGAGCCCCGCCGGACCTACGAGCGTCAGGGTCGCGGGCGGACCATCTCGGCGTTCGACCACGCGGGCGACACCGTCGCGCTCGGGCTCACGACGCCCGACGACACCCCGCAGGTGTTCGCGCTCGACGCCGGCGAACTCCGGGACGGCGAGACGGGCGGCCCCATCCGGCGGCTCACCTCGCTCAACGCCGCCTGGGTCGCGGACGCGCCGCTGCCCGACCACGAGGTCGTCTCCTTCGAGAACTCTGATCTGGAGGAGATCGAGGCGGTCGTCTACTACCCGTCCGAGTTCGACCCCGAAGCGGACGGCCCGGCCCCGGCCATCGCGTCCATCCACGGCGGGCCGATGAGCTACGACGCGCCGGGGTTCCGCTTCACGACCGCCTGCTGGACCAGCAGGGGGTACGTCGTCGTCAAGCCGAACTACCGCGGGTCGACCTCCTACGGCCGCGCGTTCTCGGAGTCGCTGAAGGGGAGCCGCGGCGACCTCGAATCGGACGACGTGATCTCGGCGATGGACCACCTCGTCGCGGAGGGCGTCGCCGATCCGGACCGGCTGTTCTGTACCGGCTTCAGCTACGGCGGCATCACGACGGCCCACGTCGTCACCAGGACGGACGAGTTCGCCGCCGCCGCACCCGAGCACGGCGTCTACGACTTCTACTCCAACTTCGGCACCGACGACAACCACAACTGGCACGAGTGGGAGTTCGGGATGCCCTGGGAGAACGAGGAGACGTACCGCGACATCTCCTCGATCTCGCGGGTCGACCGGATCGACACGCCGCTGCTCATCACGGCGGGCGAGGAGGACTGGCGCTGCCCGCCGACGCAGGCCGAACAGCTCTACGTCAGCGTCCGCAAGCGCGGCGTTGACGCGAAACTCGTCATCTACCCGGACGAGCACCACAACATCGGCGACCCCAAGCGGGCGACCCACCGCATCGAGGAGCTGACCGAGTGGTTCGAGGCGCACGACCCGGCACTTTCGGGCGACGACGAGGAGCAAAACGAGGACTGAGCCGGCCGGGTTTCGGACGGGGAGGAACGCTACGTGGGAGGAAGGCGCCACGTGGCGCGCGTGACTGCGGGCCGAGGCGCGCAGCGCGGTCCGCGGGAGTCACGCGAGCGAAGCGAGGGTGACAACGGAAGTCGCAGCCGACGAGCGCAGTCGTTCGAAATCTTCGATTTTCGTGATGCCGTCGGAATCCGGCGGAATCCGACTGCTGACGGGAAACCGTTGGTTTCCCGTACTGACGAGGGGGCTTCGCTCTCTCGAACCGCGAGGAGGACCGTCTTCCCGTAGCGGAGCCAGCCGAGTGCTTTCGAGAACGGCTACACGGAGAAAGGACGTACGTCGAAGTCGATAGCCGCGGGGACTATCGAGACGGTCGTCACCGAGTCCGCTCCCCAGGTCGAAACGACCGAAGAAGCAAGTCGAACTGTAGAACCGAGTAGCCGGAATCCTCAAACGGAGTAGTAGTACTCGCCCTCCCGCTTCTGCTCGCGATCCAGTTGCGAGTCCGGCTTGTTGATCCGCGGCCGGCCGGTCCGCTCGTCCCGCCTGAACGTGATGTCCAGGTCCGAGAGGAAGTCGTTCATGCCCGCGCGCATCTCCTGGGGCGGGCTGGCGTGCCCGTGTTCTGCCGGCTCGCCGTCGAACACCATGAGCCGGTCGGCGATCAGGTCGACCATGTACATGTCGTGGTCGATGACCATCACCGTCGCGTCGTGGTTCTCGGCGTAGCGCCGAATGGCCGTCGTCGCCTGCACGCGCTGCTCGACGTCGAGGTGGGCCGAGGGCTCGTCCAGCAGGTAGAGGTCCGCGTCCTTCGAGAGGCAGGCCGCGACGGCGACGCGCTGGCGCTCGCCGCCCGAGAGGTCGGTGAGGTTCTGCTCCATGATCGGGTTGAGTTGCAGCGGGCGCGCGACCTCGGTGTCCCAGTAGGAGGTTCCGAACTGGTCGGTGATCGACGAGAGGAACGCGTCCACGCGCATCGGCTGGTCGATGTCGATGTACTGGGGCTTGTAGGCGATGTCCAGCCGGACGTCGAGTTCGCCCGCGTCCGGTTCGAGCCGTCCGGCGAACAGCTTCGCCATCGTCGACTTCCCGATGCCGTTCGGGCCGACGATGCCGAGCACCTCCGACTCGTACACCGTGCCGCCCTCGACCGAGAGCGAGAACTCGCCCTCGCCGTAGGACTTCTCGAGGTCCGGGTACTCGAACAGCGGCCGGCCCGTCACCGACTCGCGGGGCGCGTGCTCCTCGAAGGTGATGGCGTTCGGCCGGATGCGCATGTTCTCGTTGTCGAGATACCCCTTCAGGTACTCGTTGATGCCGTTGCGGACCGACTTGGGGTCGGTGACGACGCCGTAGGCTCCCGGCTCGCCGTAGGTGACGTGGAGCGTGTCCGCCAACAGGTCGAGGATGGCCAGGTCGTGCTCGACGACCATCATCGAGCGCTCGCCGTCCTCGGCCAGTTCGCGGATGAGCCGGGCGGCGATCATCCGCTGGCCGATGTCGAGGTACGGCGTGATCTCGTCGAGGAAGTAGAAGTCCACGTCGCGCGCGAGCGTGGCCGCGAGCGCGACCCGCTGTAGTTCGCCGCCCGAGATGGAGTCGATGTCCTGGTCCATCACCGGCGCGATGTTCAGCCGGTCGATGAGGTAGTCGAGTTCCCCGCGTTCGTCAGTCGCCTCCAGCAGGTCGCGGGTGTTGCCGTCGAACTGGTTGGGGATCTGGTCGACGTACTGGGGCTTGCGCGCGACCGAGACGTCGCCCTCGATGACGTGCTCGACGTAGTTCTGGAGCTCGGTCCCGCGGTAGCGGTCCAGCACGGCGTCCCAGTCAGCCTCCTCGTCGTGGCGGCCGAGGTTCGGCGTCAGTTCCCCGGAGAGCATCTTCACGGCCGTGGACTTCCCGATGCCGTTCGGGCCGAGGATGCCCGTCACGGAGCCGGGTTCCGGCACCGGCAGGCCGTACAGTGAGAACGCGTTGTCGCCGTAGCGGTGGACCGGATCGTCCTCCAGTTCCGAGGGGAGGTTGATGATCTCGATGGCGTCGAACGGACACTTCTCGACGCAGATGCCACACGACTCGCCCAGACAGATCTCCTCGGAGATCCACACCTGGTCGGGGCCGCCGTCGTACGGCTCGTCCTCGTCGTAGTGGTCCCCGCGCGTGACGATGCAGTCCTTCCCGGTGCGGTTGGGCGGGCAGAAGTTCGCGCACTCGTAGTTGCAACGGTCGGGCTGGCACCTGTCCAGGTCGACGACCGCGATGCTGTCGTCGGCCATCTCAGACCGATCCGGCGAGGGTGGTCGACAGCAACACGCCGTAGGAGATGAACCAGAGGGTGAACGTCATGAACCCGACGTAGAGGTTGTCCTTGATGCCGAAATCCTCGACGGCGACGCCGAGCAGCTTCATGATCGGGTACTCGGCGAACAGGAGGCCTGCGAGGACCAGCAGCGGCTGCGTGCTCGCGGCCGTCTCCGCCGAGAGGCCGAACACCGACGCGGAGATGAACGCCGCGGCCACCCCGGTCAGACACGCGACGGTGGTGACCGCCACCCCACGCTTGTGGTCCGACAGCCCGGAGGCGGTTTCCGTACTCATACCACCACCTCCGACAGCCGGCGACAAAAGGGGTTCGCTTGGCGGTCCCGCCCAGTGCGGCCGGCACCCCCCATTCTGGCCGGTCGGCCCTGGCATCCGCTGGTCGACCCCGGTACCGGCCGGTCGACCCCGACGTGGAAACCGCTCCGGGATGTTTCGATTCGTAATCCGTCAACCTTTATGACGATGGGTTGTTTCGAATCGTAACGATGGCTGCTACCGAAGAGGAGAGTCTCGACGACCTGCCGCCCAGCGCCAAGCTCGTGTTCAAGGTGCTGGAGTACAACGGCTCGCTGACCCAGAAGGGGATCGTGGAGGAGTCGATGCTCTCGGCCCGGACGGTTCGCTACGCGCTCGAACGACTGGAGAACATCGGCATCGTCGAGGAGGACGTCTACTTCGCCGACGCACGACAGAACCTCTACCAGCTCGACGGCCCGCAGACGGCGGAGGCGGACGGCGGGCAGGAAGCCTGCTGCGCCGAGTAACCGGACGACGCTCTCCACCCCTCTCTCGTTCCGTCGCCCCACGGAGCCGAAGGTTCATCACCGAAGCCGGGACCAGCGGCCCCGTGCGCTGACGTCGACCGCGCGCCGCCACGCGAAACCCCGGGGCGAGCGGCGCACGGACGGCCGCCCCGGCCGTCCGCGCGTCCGCAGCGTGCCGTTCCCTCGAAAGCCGTTCAGAGCGCGTTCTCCACCGCGCGCGCCACCGACCGCGCCTTCTCCGCCAGGGGCTCCGGCACCTCGCCGGCCGCGACCGCCTCGTCGAGTTCGTCGTCGTCCACCCGCTCGACGCGGCCGTCCGCGTGCTTCACCACGTCGACGTGGAGGTCGACGTAGCGGACGCGCCGGGGAAACACCTCGACGGGCGTGCAGACGTTGACGTAGGTGCCCTTCCGCTCGCCGTCGGCGCTCCGGTACACCGTCGGGTACCACCAGCGGCCCTCGCGGAACGTCGTGGACGCGACGTCGCCGGCCTCCCGCCGCGCGTCCAGCGCGTCGTACGTGCCGCCGGCGCTCATCTCGCGCGCCAGCGAGACGGTGCCGTCGGCGTCCAGGTCGGTCACCTCGCCCCGGCCGAGCGTGATGAGCCGTCCGTCCGGCTTCCCGTGGCCGATGCCGAGCGAGTCGCCCGCGGCAGGCCCGAACTGGTCGGTCACGACCGCGAAGGGGAACTCGGCGTCGTCGGTCCCGTCGCCAGCGCCGTCGTCCCCGAACGAGGAGAGCGCCTCGGCGAGGTCGACGCCGGCGCTCGCGGCCGAGGACGCCGCCTTCGTCCGGTGGTGGCCCGGCATCGTCGTCGTCACCGCGCGCCGGTGCCCGTCCAGCGCGAACCGGGACTCGCGGCCGAACCAGACCCACGACCCCGCCGTCGGCGTCGCCACTGGCCCGGGCTCCCCCTCGGGTTCCGCCAGCACCGGGTCGAGCGCCCGAGCCCGTTCGGCCGCCCGGTCGAGCGCGCCGCCGAGCGCGTCCATGTCCGCGTCGCGGGCGTCGCGCGACCACTCGACCCCCCAGCCGTCGGGCACGTCGGGGTCGAGCAGGTCGGTCACCCCGACGAGTTCGCGGGCCGACGGGTCGTCCCTGCCGGCGACCCGGGTGTCCTCCCGGCCCGGAACGAGCGTCGCCAGCCCGCCCGGCGCACGGATGCGGGTGTCGAGTTCCGGCCTGCCGTCGGTCCAGGGAGCGCTCGCCTCGACGACTTGCACCCGGAACGTGTCGTCCTCGCCGACGTACCCCTCCGCGTCGTCGAACGGCAGGTACCCCTCGGCGTCGCCGAGGTCGAGCACCGCGCCGCCGCCGAGCGTCCCGGTCACGCGCCCGTCGAAGACGGCTCCCCGGGGGGTCGGGTCGCTCCAGGCGAGCGTGTCGATGCCGACCTCGCGGAGGAGGTCCGTCGCTTCGGCGACGGCGTCCGGGTCGCCCGCGACGCCGACGCCCTGCCTGTCGTCGGTCGTCTCGACGGCGACATCGTGGTCGGCCGCCGGGAGGTCGGCGTCGAACCGCCGGCGGATGGGCCGGGAGGCCTGGACGACCTCGTGGCCCGCCTCGAGCAGCAGGCGCGTCAGGGCGGTCGCGTAGATGCCGCGGACGCGCGCCCTCATCGGAGCGCGTCCGCCGTCCGGGCGAACCGAACCCGGTCGTGGACCGTCGGGCCGAGCGTCAGTTCCACGACCTCGTCGTTCAGGACGCGCCCGCCCTCGACGTAGACGCCCCACGAGTCGAAGCGGAGATACCCCCGCAGGTCGGCGGCGTGGGTGTACGTGTCGAGCCGTTCGACGTCGTGCTCCTGGATCTCGTCGTCGCCGTGGGCGACGTCCATGTCCGAGTAGTACGGCCCCGGCTCCTCGAAGAAGGACTCCAGCGCGGCAGCGTCCTCCCGGACGGCTTCGGCGACGAGCTCCGAGGCCTCCGCGAGGTCGTCCGTGTCGAGCCCGACCGCGCGGAGCGCGGCCTGCGTACGCGGGTCGAAGTGCATACCCCGGCCAACGGGGGCGAGGGATTTGAACGGTGCCACTCGCCGCGGGCGGCGTTCCAGGTGACACGGCGGCAAGAACTTAGGGGGAGGCAGGCGATTCGCAGGACATGACCGCGAAGGAACGACGGGACCCGATCGAGGAGGCCGACGACGGTTCCGCCGACCTCTACGACATCGCCACCTGGCAGGAGCGGACGTCGATCGACGGGCTCTCGGTCGCCATCTATCGGCTGCTCTCGGCGTCGGCGCGGTGGGGACTGATCCTGCTCGCGCTCCTGTTGCTCGTCGGCATCGGCGGGTTCTCGGCGCTCACCAACCCCGCGATCGGGCTGCTCACGGTGCTGTCGGCCATCCCGGCGCTCGCGCTCGCGGCCTACGTCTACCGCTCGGACATCACGACGGACGAGCCGGTGCGGCTGCTCGTCGGGACGTTCCTGCTCGGGGTGCTCACTGCGAACTTCGCGGCCGTGGTGAACACGGTCGCACAGCCGTGGTTCCGGCCGCTCGGCTTCCTTGGAACCGTGCTGTTCTTCTTCGTCATCGTCGCGCCGGTCGAGGAGACGGTGAAGCTGCTGGCGGTGCGGCTCTACGCCTACACCGACGAGAGCTTCGACGCGGTGCTCGACGGCGCGGTGTACGGCGCGATGGCCGGGCTCGGCTTCGCGTTCATCGAGAACGCGCTCTACATTACCCAGAGCGTCGGCGGCGTCGGCGAGCTGGACCTCGGGCTCGGGCTCATCGGGATGGGCGGCGGGATCACGGCGACGCGGGCGCTCGCGGGGCCGGGCCACGTCATCTACTCGGCGTTTGCCGGCTACTACCTGGGACTGGCGAAGTTCAACCCGGAGAACCGCGGGCCGATCGTCATCAAGGGGCTGCTCATCGCGGCGTTCATCCACGCGCTGTACAACTCGACGGTCGGCATCGGCTCGGGCCTGTTCGGACTCCTGTTCGAGGCGGTCGGGGTTCCGACGTTCGGCGGGCTGTTGGCCTTCTTCGTCTACGTCATCATCTACGACGGCCTGTTCGGGCTGATCCTGCTGCGGAAGATCCGGCGCTACCGTGGGGCCTACCGCGCGGCCCACGACGACGGGCGGGACGCGGCGGCGACCCCGGAGTCCGAACTGACCGAGTTCGAGAGCTGAGGACGCCGTCGGGCGGACTCAGGAGTTGAGTTTCTCGCGCGAGACGGTGACGCCGGTCGGCGTGAGGATGAGCTGGTCGTCGCCCTTCTGGACGATGTCGCCGTCGACCTCGGTGGCGACCTGTCGGAGCTCGTCGATGATGGACTCGACCGTCCGGTCGGACGTCGAGTGGCGCGTGATGTCGGCGATGACGAAGTCGCCGTCGTAGACGGCGTCCTTGATGTCGATGACGTCGCTCTGGTCGGCGATCTCGGCGATGTGGACCTGCATCCCGGCGCCCCCGTGGGCGCTCTCGAAATCGTTCAGGTCGAGCTCGACGTAATCCTCGGCGCTGTGGGTTCCCCCGCCCCCGAGAATCTTGCTCATGATGCCCATGAACTCCCATGTGTGACTGCACGCTTAAGGTCTTACGTCAGACGGGCGGGTGACGTGGCGGGCCGGCGACCGTTCCCTGCCAACCTGGACGTCCGCCGCCGGACTCACTCGACCGACTCGACCGCCTCGCTCGCCTCGAACTCGTGGACCACGAACTCGTCCGTCTCGAACTGGATCGTCTCGAGGGCTCCCGACGAGAACGCCGGGAGCGCCTCGACGAACTCGCGGTACCGCTCCGAGTTCGTGTGTCGTTCCGCCGCCGCGACGTCCTCGTACTGCTCGAAGAACCGGACGACGTTCGGCTCCGTGAGGTCCTCCATCGCACGGTACCGGACGGTCCCGTCCTCGGCCCGGGAGTCCTCGACCATCGACGCGACGTGGGCGATCGCTTCCTCGCGGCGCTCCGGGTCGATCGGGATGCTGGTGTGGACGACGAACACGGCGTTTCGTGTCGCGGTGGGGTCATGTAGCTTTCCCGGGCGTGGGAACGCCCCACTGGGAAGCGGGAGCTTCCACGGACGCCGCCCCGCGGGGAGTCGGGGCGTCGAGGTGTACCGGGGGGCGAGGCGTCGGGATCCCGACTGCCGGGACCCCCGCGTTTTTGCGCCCGCGACCCCCGCTGGGGAGCATGACCTTCAGCATCTGCGTGCGCGAGGCGTACGCCGGCGAGGACGGGGGGCGCCACGTCCGGTTCGGCGTCGCGGTGACGACGCGGCTCCCGGCCGTCGGGACGCTCTGTCCGTTCGCCTCCGAGAACGGCGCGGTTGCGACCCAGTCGCTCGTGAACGTCGAACTCGGCCGGAAGGGGGTCGAGTACCTCGACGACGGCCTGGCGGTGGAGAAGGCGCTCGACGCGCTGCTCGACGCCGACGACGGCAGCGAGAACCGACAGCTCCACGGCGTCGACGCCGATGGGACGTTCACCTTCTCGGGCGAGGCGTGCAACGACTGGTACGGCCACACGAGCGGCGAGAACTACACCGTCGCCGGGAACCTGCTGACCGGCGAGGCGGTGATCGACGCCGTGGCTGCGACGTATGAGTCCGCCGCGTTCGACGACGCCCCGCTCGCCGAGCGACTGATCGACGCGCTCGCGGCCGGCCACGAGGAGGGCGGCGACAGACGCGAGGAGCTTCCCGTCCAGTCGGCCGCGCTGAAAGTCACCGCGACCGAGGAGCGCGAGTTCGAGCCGTACTACGACGACCTCCGCGTCGACGCG
Protein-coding regions in this window:
- a CDS encoding DUF7553 family protein, whose amino-acid sequence is MSKHFEDARYYLGRATEHAAAGVKEELEPIEERVREFVGEEAEPDPSRLERIEADLKELSERAEGETKRAVGDARDRLAAYRAER
- a CDS encoding cob(I)yrinic acid a,c-diamide adenosyltransferase — protein: MPVYTGRGDEGETDLRDMSRVSKTSPRIEAYGTVDEANALIGTVRPTGHDDVDEMLRAVQNHLHVVQADFANPDPDEDDPQVRPEHTEQLEDWIDELDEELEPLRNFVLPSGSDAGAKLHHARTVSRRAERRAVALANDEPVNGAAIAYLNRVSDALFTFARVVNQRDGEPEDEPTY
- a CDS encoding glutathione S-transferase N-terminal domain-containing protein, with the protein product MSITLYALDGCPWCEKVHDALSDADVEYETEWTGAMHSERDEVKRVSGQRAVPVLVDGERGVTMNESANILEYVDRTLA
- a CDS encoding S9 family peptidase, with the protein product MDDGIDVEELYDLRLLTDLALSPDGGRVAFVASESDPDEDASRTGLYVVPADGSRDPHRLTRASAASAPTWGPDGDTLGFLAARDEDLDRTAGRSGDAARSDAENGEDDESGEDGDGDEPDRNGETDGGGSDEPKPQVWTFDLALGGDARQETGFEHGVREFDFAPDGDRLVVSARDPTDEEQSYLDRREEDGPIEVTRLQHKRDGAGWLDDVTTYLFVVDRESGETDRLDDAYGAGSSEPLAGLQPAWGPTDRIAFTRSAARNPDDDGSMDVFTIGPDGSDLRRLTDGSLRCSVPTWSPGGDRLAFAGGNHENWYEPTGVYVAEDEADDGGADARYESLSAGLDRTLARVGTMAWLDGGTVVAPIADEAWTRLAVMPLDGEPRRTYERQGRGRTISAFDHAGDTVALGLTTPDDTPQVFALDAGELRDGETGGPIRRLTSLNAAWVADAPLPDHEVVSFENSDLEEIEAVVYYPSEFDPEADGPAPAIASIHGGPMSYDAPGFRFTTACWTSRGYVVVKPNYRGSTSYGRAFSESLKGSRGDLESDDVISAMDHLVAEGVADPDRLFCTGFSYGGITTAHVVTRTDEFAAAAPEHGVYDFYSNFGTDDNHNWHEWEFGMPWENEETYRDISSISRVDRIDTPLLITAGEEDWRCPPTQAEQLYVSVRKRGVDAKLVIYPDEHHNIGDPKRATHRIEELTEWFEAHDPALSGDDEEQNED
- a CDS encoding ribosome biogenesis/translation initiation ATPase RLI, which translates into the protein MADDSIAVVDLDRCQPDRCNYECANFCPPNRTGKDCIVTRGDHYDEDEPYDGGPDQVWISEEICLGESCGICVEKCPFDAIEIINLPSELEDDPVHRYGDNAFSLYGLPVPEPGSVTGILGPNGIGKSTAVKMLSGELTPNLGRHDEEADWDAVLDRYRGTELQNYVEHVIEGDVSVARKPQYVDQIPNQFDGNTRDLLEATDERGELDYLIDRLNIAPVMDQDIDSISGGELQRVALAATLARDVDFYFLDEITPYLDIGQRMIAARLIRELAEDGERSMMVVEHDLAILDLLADTLHVTYGEPGAYGVVTDPKSVRNGINEYLKGYLDNENMRIRPNAITFEEHAPRESVTGRPLFEYPDLEKSYGEGEFSLSVEGGTVYESEVLGIVGPNGIGKSTMAKLFAGRLEPDAGELDVRLDIAYKPQYIDIDQPMRVDAFLSSITDQFGTSYWDTEVARPLQLNPIMEQNLTDLSGGERQRVAVAACLSKDADLYLLDEPSAHLDVEQRVQATTAIRRYAENHDATVMVIDHDMYMVDLIADRLMVFDGEPAEHGHASPPQEMRAGMNDFLSDLDITFRRDERTGRPRINKPDSQLDREQKREGEYYYSV
- a CDS encoding helix-turn-helix domain-containing protein, with translation MAATEEESLDDLPPSAKLVFKVLEYNGSLTQKGIVEESMLSARTVRYALERLENIGIVEEDVYFADARQNLYQLDGPQTAEADGGQEACCAE
- a CDS encoding DUF402 domain-containing protein gives rise to the protein MRARVRGIYATALTRLLLEAGHEVVQASRPIRRRFDADLPAADHDVAVETTDDRQGVGVAGDPDAVAEATDLLREVGIDTLAWSDPTPRGAVFDGRVTGTLGGGAVLDLGDAEGYLPFDDAEGYVGEDDTFRVQVVEASAPWTDGRPELDTRIRAPGGLATLVPGREDTRVAGRDDPSARELVGVTDLLDPDVPDGWGVEWSRDARDADMDALGGALDRAAERARALDPVLAEPEGEPGPVATPTAGSWVWFGRESRFALDGHRRAVTTTMPGHHRTKAASSAASAGVDLAEALSSFGDDGAGDGTDDAEFPFAVVTDQFGPAAGDSLGIGHGKPDGRLITLGRGEVTDLDADGTVSLAREMSAGGTYDALDARREAGDVASTTFREGRWWYPTVYRSADGERKGTYVNVCTPVEVFPRRVRYVDLHVDVVKHADGRVERVDDDELDEAVAAGEVPEPLAEKARSVARAVENAL
- a CDS encoding DUF7532 family protein; this encodes MHFDPRTQAALRAVGLDTDDLAEASELVAEAVREDAAALESFFEEPGPYYSDMDVAHGDDEIQEHDVERLDTYTHAADLRGYLRFDSWGVYVEGGRVLNDEVVELTLGPTVHDRVRFARTADALR